The proteins below come from a single Candidatus Binatia bacterium genomic window:
- a CDS encoding enoyl-CoA hydratase-related protein, producing MSNAPILIERRDAVTILTINDAPYNRMSLAFMDELERLVATIAADESVRAVVITGDGDQNFSVGMNLKQLPQGIKEKGSADAVFNQRLRVIAAIENMGKPWIATLYGYCLGGGLELPLGCHFRLAAEEGAKIGLPEMDLGTVPAWGGSARLVRCVGRDHAIDMILRGKKISGPEALHIGLVTEVWPNAELKDRAIALGEELAAQPRLAVKAILDCLVGSETKTLEESLRDERAAVHANSGTADQNEGILAFLEKRKPVFNQS from the coding sequence ATGAGCAATGCACCGATCCTCATCGAGCGCCGCGACGCCGTCACGATCCTCACGATCAACGACGCTCCGTACAACCGGATGTCTCTCGCCTTCATGGACGAGTTGGAGCGGCTCGTCGCGACGATCGCAGCCGACGAATCCGTCCGCGCCGTCGTGATCACGGGAGACGGCGACCAAAACTTCTCGGTCGGGATGAACTTGAAGCAGCTCCCGCAGGGCATCAAGGAGAAGGGCAGCGCCGACGCCGTCTTCAACCAACGGCTGCGCGTCATCGCTGCGATCGAAAACATGGGCAAGCCCTGGATCGCGACGCTTTACGGCTACTGCCTCGGAGGCGGGCTCGAGCTGCCGCTCGGATGTCACTTCCGTCTCGCGGCGGAAGAAGGCGCGAAGATCGGCCTCCCCGAGATGGACCTCGGAACGGTCCCGGCGTGGGGAGGCAGCGCCCGACTCGTGCGCTGCGTGGGACGGGATCACGCGATCGACATGATCCTACGCGGGAAGAAGATTTCCGGGCCCGAGGCGCTCCACATCGGGCTCGTCACGGAGGTCTGGCCCAACGCCGAACTCAAGGACCGCGCCATCGCACTCGGCGAGGAACTCGCTGCGCAACCGAGACTCGCCGTGAAAGCGATCCTCGACTGCCTCGTCGGCAGCGAAACTAAAACGCTCGAAGAGTCGCTTCGGGACGAGCGCGCGGCGGTGCACGCCAACTCCGGGACGGCCGACCAGAACGAAGGGATCCTGGCCTTCCTCGAGAAGCGCAAGCCCGTCTTCAACCAGTCCTGA
- a CDS encoding cytochrome P450 — MVRSKRDEHDPGEDIPEGLRLLPLDPVFRERPHEVLKELREKCPVHRDRTFDRVVLSRHTDVEDVLRARNYWVDPRKSLPDDPVRRFADDDQEPSMLFLDAPDHQRLRNLVSRSFTPRRSEEWRPVVREVAAELLDAVDRAGEREFDLVKALAAPLPAIAIARILGVDPARQESFKAWSEASSAAFFNPFASEEAQRLGEEGYAALEECFLREIASRRETPADDLIGRLVAAEEDGDRLSEQELVTMCNLLLIAGNVTTSDLIGNGTRVLLQHPEALAQIRAAPTRITNAVEEMLRFDPPVTVSGRIASEDTEIDGVEIGARESVTTLLASANRDPAGHPDPDRFDIDRQDIRLLSFGGGAHLCLGAHLARVEAQEAIGALIARYPNLRAAESEEVWKQVPGFRGLAEFRVRID, encoded by the coding sequence ATGGTGCGGTCGAAGCGCGACGAGCACGATCCGGGCGAGGACATTCCGGAAGGGCTACGGCTCCTTCCGCTGGACCCGGTGTTTCGCGAGCGACCGCACGAGGTTCTGAAGGAGCTGCGCGAGAAGTGCCCGGTCCATCGCGACCGGACGTTCGACCGGGTCGTGCTTTCCCGTCACACGGATGTCGAGGACGTTCTGCGTGCGCGGAACTACTGGGTCGACCCGCGAAAGTCGTTGCCCGATGATCCCGTCCGACGATTCGCGGACGACGATCAAGAGCCGTCCATGTTGTTCCTGGACGCCCCGGATCATCAGCGGCTTCGCAACCTCGTGAGCCGGTCGTTCACGCCGCGGCGGTCAGAGGAATGGCGCCCGGTCGTGCGGGAGGTCGCGGCGGAGCTGCTCGACGCCGTTGATCGAGCGGGCGAGCGCGAGTTCGATCTCGTGAAGGCGTTGGCGGCACCGCTCCCGGCGATTGCGATCGCACGGATCCTGGGTGTCGACCCTGCGCGGCAGGAGAGCTTCAAGGCGTGGTCCGAGGCATCGAGTGCCGCGTTCTTCAATCCGTTCGCCAGCGAGGAAGCGCAGCGGCTGGGAGAGGAGGGATACGCGGCCCTCGAAGAGTGCTTCCTTCGAGAGATCGCCAGCCGCCGCGAAACTCCCGCCGACGATCTGATCGGGCGCCTCGTCGCCGCCGAGGAAGATGGAGATCGTCTCAGTGAGCAAGAGCTGGTGACGATGTGCAACCTGCTCCTCATCGCAGGCAATGTGACGACGTCCGACCTGATCGGCAATGGCACCCGCGTTCTCTTGCAACACCCCGAAGCGCTCGCGCAGATCCGTGCCGCCCCGACCCGAATCACGAACGCGGTGGAGGAGATGCTGCGTTTCGATCCACCGGTCACGGTCTCCGGTCGAATCGCGTCTGAGGACACCGAGATCGATGGCGTCGAGATCGGCGCTCGCGAGTCGGTGACGACGCTGCTCGCCTCGGCAAACCGCGACCCCGCGGGCCACCCGGATCCGGACCGCTTCGACATCGACCGGCAGGACATTCGCCTCCTCTCGTTCGGCGGGGGCGCCCATCTGTGCCTCGGAGCTCACCTCGCCCGCGTCGAGGCCCAGGAGGCGATCGGTGCGCTGATCGCGCGCTACCCGAACCTTCGAGCGGCGGAAAGCGAAGAGGTCTGGAAACAGGTCCCCGGCTTCCGTGGCCTCGCGGAGTTCCGCGTCCGGATCGACTAG
- a CDS encoding acyl-CoA dehydrogenase family protein, translating to MDSLESFRQEIQSWLEQNCPVSQRQLREGEEAVPWGSPQFGEEAQQWLDRCAAKGFTCPSWPKEYGGGGLSKEQERVLRQEIGTIGAQVPGGSFGTHMLGPVLLELGSHEQKLRFLPDIAAGRTVWAQGYSEPGAGSDLAGLQTRAVRNGDEYVINGSKIWTTGANNADWMFCLVRTDPEAAKHDGISFILFNLKSPGVTISPIELISGASEFCEVFFEDVRAKAENLIGEKNKGWAIAKRLLQFERTMISGFGAGPGGKRSGKKKRVAKVYRAMADMALQYQPQKDGKLANVTLRDQLTQNEMDTICFTLSTKRAGEEAKAGAGPGHTASMFKWYATELNKRRQELIMTSLGSKALGWEGEGFEPHELAQTRAWLRSKGNSIEGGTSEVQMNVIAKRVLGLPD from the coding sequence ATGGATTCGCTCGAGAGTTTTCGGCAGGAGATCCAGTCCTGGCTGGAGCAGAATTGCCCTGTCTCGCAACGGCAGCTGAGGGAGGGCGAGGAGGCCGTCCCGTGGGGATCTCCCCAGTTCGGCGAGGAGGCCCAGCAATGGCTCGATCGCTGTGCAGCCAAGGGCTTCACCTGCCCGAGCTGGCCGAAGGAGTACGGGGGCGGTGGCCTCTCGAAAGAACAGGAGAGAGTCCTGCGCCAGGAAATCGGGACGATTGGTGCGCAGGTCCCCGGCGGCAGCTTCGGCACGCACATGCTCGGCCCCGTTCTTCTCGAGCTCGGCAGCCACGAGCAGAAGCTGCGCTTCCTACCGGACATCGCGGCCGGCCGGACAGTCTGGGCGCAGGGTTATAGTGAGCCCGGGGCCGGTTCCGATCTCGCGGGTCTCCAGACTCGCGCCGTGCGCAACGGCGATGAGTACGTCATCAACGGATCGAAGATCTGGACGACGGGTGCAAACAATGCCGACTGGATGTTCTGTCTGGTTCGAACCGATCCCGAGGCAGCCAAGCACGACGGCATCAGCTTCATCCTCTTTAATCTGAAGAGCCCCGGCGTCACGATTTCCCCGATCGAGCTGATCAGTGGCGCGTCCGAGTTCTGCGAAGTCTTCTTCGAGGATGTCCGCGCGAAGGCGGAGAACCTCATCGGCGAGAAGAACAAGGGCTGGGCCATCGCGAAGCGTCTCCTTCAGTTCGAGCGCACGATGATCTCTGGCTTCGGCGCGGGGCCGGGCGGAAAGCGCTCCGGCAAGAAGAAGCGGGTCGCGAAGGTGTATCGCGCGATGGCGGATATGGCGCTTCAGTACCAGCCGCAGAAGGATGGGAAGCTCGCGAATGTCACTCTGCGCGACCAGCTCACGCAGAACGAGATGGACACGATTTGCTTCACGCTCTCGACGAAGCGCGCGGGTGAGGAAGCAAAGGCGGGGGCGGGCCCCGGCCATACTGCTTCGATGTTCAAGTGGTACGCCACCGAACTCAACAAGCGTCGCCAAGAGCTGATTATGACATCACTCGGAAGCAAGGCTCTGGGTTGGGAAGGCGAGGGCTTCGAGCCGCACGAATTGGCGCAGACGCGCGCCTGGCTCCGGTCGAAGGGCAATTCGATCGAGGGCGGAACGTCGGAAGTGCAGATGAACGTGATCGCAAAGCGCGTTCTCGGTCTGCCGGACTGA
- a CDS encoding acyl-CoA dehydrogenase: MALALTEEQQILQSTAREFIAANAPVTHLRGLRDGKDATGFSRDLWAEMAKLGWAGLIEDEANGGSALGFGELAVLFEECGRKLAPSPFLASVVLAGGCVRAGAPAELRNPILSGVARGETLLALALDEGATFAPYAVTAKAEKSGDGWVLTGEKTFVLDGHVADRLVVVARTSGSSGDRDGLTLFLVDAPAKGLTITRTTMVDNRNAATVKLDGVAAEVVLGTVDQGADVLDPVLDRATAVFCAEMLGLMTEAFEHTIEYLKTREQFGVKIGTFQGLKHRAAAMFAELELSRSVVRETVSAIDDDGPDVPTLVCVAKARCSDAVSLIAREMLQMHGGIGMTDEADIGFYLKRARVQELTFGDASYHRDRFATLQGY, translated from the coding sequence ATGGCACTGGCATTGACCGAAGAGCAGCAGATTCTGCAGAGCACGGCGCGGGAGTTCATCGCGGCGAATGCGCCCGTCACGCACCTTCGAGGTTTGCGGGATGGCAAGGACGCCACGGGGTTCTCGCGAGATCTCTGGGCCGAGATGGCGAAGCTCGGTTGGGCGGGTTTGATCGAAGACGAAGCGAACGGGGGAAGTGCCCTCGGGTTCGGCGAACTGGCGGTGCTCTTCGAAGAGTGCGGCCGCAAACTGGCGCCGTCTCCGTTCCTAGCATCGGTCGTTCTCGCCGGAGGCTGCGTGCGCGCCGGCGCGCCCGCGGAGCTTCGTAATCCCATCCTCTCGGGTGTCGCCCGTGGCGAGACGCTGCTTGCCCTTGCTCTGGACGAAGGCGCGACGTTCGCTCCTTACGCAGTGACGGCCAAGGCGGAGAAATCCGGTGACGGCTGGGTTCTGACGGGGGAGAAGACGTTCGTTCTCGATGGTCACGTCGCCGACCGGCTGGTCGTCGTCGCCCGGACGTCGGGCTCGTCGGGCGATCGAGACGGATTGACCTTGTTCCTCGTCGACGCACCCGCGAAGGGTCTCACCATCACGCGCACCACGATGGTCGACAATCGGAACGCGGCGACTGTGAAGTTAGATGGCGTCGCAGCGGAGGTGGTGCTCGGTACCGTCGACCAGGGCGCAGATGTTCTGGATCCGGTTCTCGATCGCGCCACGGCGGTTTTTTGCGCGGAGATGCTCGGTCTCATGACCGAAGCCTTCGAACATACCATCGAGTACCTGAAGACCCGTGAGCAGTTCGGCGTGAAGATCGGAACGTTCCAGGGACTGAAGCACCGGGCCGCGGCGATGTTCGCCGAGCTCGAGCTCTCGCGGTCCGTCGTGCGTGAGACGGTGAGTGCGATCGACGACGATGGCCCCGATGTGCCGACACTCGTGTGCGTGGCGAAGGCGCGCTGCTCGGACGCCGTAAGTCTGATCGCGCGGGAGATGCTGCAGATGCACGGCGGGATCGGCATGACCGACGAGGCCGACATCGGGTTCTACCTGAAGCGGGCTCGTGTTCAGGAGCTCACCTTCGGCGACGCGAGCTACCACCGGGATCGCTTCGCGACGTTGCAGGGGTACTGA
- a CDS encoding S1 RNA-binding domain-containing protein, giving the protein MPDDHGHDEKGSVATGGSVGAETPVPQPAPEAAVATDGSAAAETPVPETTLEPAPETMPEPAPETTPEPAPEPEAEEDFAAMFAQSESKETKQARLEVGALVKGRVVAVGPETAFVALGGKAEAAIGLGEFRDEETGEHTLSIGDTVEATITDDGSQSGSIVLKRTFGRGGRVPGELEQALEHAIAIEGVVTGRNKGGFDVQVAGQRAFCPASQMDRRRGDGDPDAWIGQRLRFRVTKIESGGRNIVVSRRDLLEEEMAAQAAITWERLEVGAVVQGEVTSIREFGAFVDVGGVEGLVHISQLGHARVEHPSEVLEVGQKVETQVVKIEAAKDGGRAKIGLSIRALAADPWSTAAERYPAGLTARGKVRKVEAFGAFVELEPGLDGLVHVSAMSLDRRVAHPREVVKVGDEIDVTVVNVDPNKRRLGLSMVEGARQKRDEEDAQDRREAQVVVDNLNRGSGLGTFGDLLKRKK; this is encoded by the coding sequence ATGCCAGATGATCACGGTCACGACGAAAAGGGCTCGGTAGCGACGGGAGGTTCGGTGGGCGCGGAGACTCCCGTCCCGCAGCCCGCGCCTGAGGCAGCAGTAGCGACGGACGGTTCGGCGGCTGCGGAGACTCCCGTCCCCGAGACCACGCTTGAGCCGGCGCCCGAGACCATGCCTGAGCCGGCGCCCGAGACCACGCCTGAGCCGGCGCCCGAGCCCGAGGCCGAAGAGGACTTCGCCGCGATGTTCGCTCAGAGCGAGTCCAAGGAGACCAAGCAGGCCCGGCTCGAGGTCGGCGCGCTCGTGAAGGGCCGTGTCGTCGCAGTTGGCCCGGAAACGGCATTCGTGGCTCTCGGCGGCAAGGCCGAGGCGGCCATCGGTCTCGGCGAGTTTCGCGACGAGGAGACCGGAGAGCACACGCTGTCTATCGGCGACACCGTCGAGGCGACGATCACCGATGACGGAAGCCAATCCGGCTCGATCGTCCTCAAACGGACGTTCGGGCGCGGCGGTCGCGTGCCGGGCGAACTCGAACAAGCCCTCGAGCACGCGATCGCGATCGAGGGCGTCGTGACCGGTCGGAACAAGGGTGGGTTCGATGTGCAGGTCGCCGGGCAGCGCGCGTTCTGTCCCGCATCCCAGATGGACCGTCGTCGAGGCGACGGTGACCCCGACGCGTGGATCGGTCAGCGTCTGCGCTTCCGCGTCACCAAGATCGAGTCCGGAGGACGGAACATCGTCGTCTCGCGTCGCGACCTCCTCGAAGAGGAGATGGCGGCACAAGCGGCGATTACCTGGGAGCGCCTGGAGGTTGGTGCCGTCGTCCAGGGCGAGGTGACTTCGATCCGGGAATTTGGCGCCTTCGTAGACGTTGGTGGTGTCGAGGGGCTCGTTCACATCAGCCAGCTGGGGCACGCGCGGGTCGAGCATCCCTCCGAAGTTCTCGAGGTCGGACAGAAGGTCGAGACGCAGGTCGTGAAGATCGAGGCGGCGAAGGACGGTGGTCGCGCCAAGATCGGTCTTTCGATTCGTGCGCTCGCGGCCGACCCGTGGAGCACGGCGGCCGAGCGTTACCCCGCCGGCCTCACAGCGCGCGGCAAGGTGCGTAAGGTCGAAGCCTTCGGCGCTTTCGTGGAACTGGAGCCGGGGCTCGACGGGTTGGTGCACGTCTCGGCGATGTCCCTCGACCGCCGCGTGGCCCACCCGCGCGAAGTCGTGAAGGTCGGAGACGAGATCGACGTGACGGTCGTGAATGTCGATCCGAACAAGAGACGACTCGGGTTGTCGATGGTCGAAGGCGCGCGCCAGAAGCGCGATGAGGAAGATGCACAGGACCGGCGCGAGGCCCAGGTGGTCGTCGACAATTTGAACCGCGGGAGCGGTCTCGGAACGTTCGGGGATCTGCTCAAGAGGAAGAAGTAG